Part of the Ascaphus truei isolate aAscTru1 chromosome 16, aAscTru1.hap1, whole genome shotgun sequence genome, ACACACACCATGGTCACATTTGTATGTTACTTGTATGGAAGACTAAACACGCATAGACCATGTATTACATTGAAAAAAAACAGGATCATTTTGGTTTTTGGGAAGGGGCTGGtagccccgaaacgttgccccccttattcccctatttcatcccccacccctccttgtTTTCCCTTACCGCCTCCTTTCCCTCATTTAATTTTGCCTTTTACACTTAGTGTGCTATTTGGATATCATTTGTGGTTGTACTTGATAGACTAGAACAGTATCATTGTCTATTGCAAACTGTTTGCCATAttttgcacaaaaaaaaattcaattagtAAAATGTACACTTTTTTGCATAGCATTCAGTGTCGTTTACATTGATAATTTCTATTGAGTGCTggggacactctctctctctgttcctcatTGCCAATTTAGAGGTAATAAGGGTCCCTCTTTTTGTTCTCGTGCACCACACCTGCATCTATTAGGGATTTACCTCTATCGAGGTGTTCTTAATACCATAAGCCTTCTGTAGACTGTTCTCTACCTCAGAATGGTCTTCGCCCCTCTGCATGGACCTTTCTGCCATCACTTTCAATTGCCGCAGTTTCATGTGCGGATCATTGACCATCTGTGTCactgatagggttgccaggtgtccggtattgaactggactgtcctgtatttggatactctgtccagtaaaaaacgaGAGGTacttactgtaatactggacatgtatgtgtccagtattttcctccctggacatagtgacctgacgcacctttcaccattgagtccaatatttttggagaagccacctggccaccCTAGTCACTGATCATCTGTGAGAAGACCAAACCCATGTTCATTGTTGGGGGTTGGAAACGGCTGTCCTTCAGTTGGGTATTTCTGCCAGTTCGTTTAGTCTAGAGTGAAGTCAATAATGGTTTTGCAGTTTTTTGTAATGCACACGTCAAGGAAGTGAAGCATACTATTCAGTACTGAGTTCAGTGAGTCATAAAACATGGTTCGTTTCTCTGCAGAGCCTGAGCAGATGAAGAATAGGTAATCTATATAATATACAGATGTAAcaatgacgtgtgtgtgtgatatatctgGTTTGTGTTAACTTCTGTTTATGCACTTGGGATATAGTGTGACACGGGTGGTATACACTTGGATAATGACATCATTACTTTATTTACACGTTTCCTGCGCCATGTTCCACTGGCAGGGTGCGGGTTTATATGTGGCCTCTTCCCTGTGATTCTGAGCTTCTTAAAGCGTCCAACGGGAACCGAGACGTTGAAATAAATTAGCATTTGGGAAAGAATGGGAGTGCCTGCTCTTCTAataacatagtgtgtgtgtgtgtgttatatattcatgactgaagacagcactcaaaggacTTGTAGTCCAAAGGGACTGACAAGTCTCTGTAAAATATAAGCTTTCTCTGTGTTGACTGCAATTTCTTTAAGTGCTGTCTATTGGCTGGCACCTGGGCATTATCCTGCATAGTTAATCGCAAGTCCCATATATGTTACTAAATATCGTATATAATGTATGTTTGTGTCTATACAcaagtctgtgtgtatatatttatatacatatgtgtTTTGTGTATACGTCTTAATAGTGATATGTTTCTGTCTCTGAGTGTGTTTTAACTGCAGGAGGGTGTGtctatatagatgtgtgtatatactgtataaagatgTGTGTTACAACACTAAGCTCTTTTGGGCTTTTGATAACCCAGTCTGGGTTACCAAATATTATATCTAGAAGCTGCCCCCACAGACTGTAATAGGAGCACCCTCTTCTAAGCCTGTGTCCTGAGCCAAACTCCCAGAATCCTCTGGGTGTGACAGTCCCATGTATTGTTGTCTCACCACTGGGTTTCTcttaccccccccgccctccgctctctccctatataaataaacagggtATTGTTTGTTGGGCCGGCACGCTTCCTGCCAGGCCGGCTAATTGCCGAGAGATTTCCTACACGGGGGAAGCCATGGAATGCGGCCCCTCAAAATAACATAcaaggggggagcggagggaataGATATAAACAGAAATAATTGCTCACATTCTTTTGTGTAGGAATAGAGGTAATCAGGAACCTATAATCCCACAGGAGGAAAGAGGGGAGAAGACCGAACATGCTTATACATCAATGGAGATTACATTTGGTAATAGGGTGATCCTGTTGCAGTTTTTGGAATAACTAACGTATGTGCAGGAGGGTGATCCTGACTTTTTAGGGTGATCCTGTTAGTCTatgggacagctgatgtgtgtgtgtgtgagagggtgaccCTATAGAAATGTCTGTGTGAGTTTTTCTAATTAGAATTCTATTGATGGTTAGTTCCGAGGTGTGTGGATTTGCAATCGTTTGAACGTGCTCAGTCATTTATCAGCATTTTTAATATTGGCTTTGTATTTAGTGTGTCTGTCaatgtcaccctgcagtgggagggccagactccatgtcccattgcTCGCTTTGTGCCCctctcaccctgcagtgggagggccagactccatgtcccatagctcccgtttctctgtgcccctgtcacccggcagtgggagggacagactccatgtcccacagCTCGCTTTGTGCCCctcacccggcagtgggagggacagactccatgtcccatagctcgcTTTGTGCCCctcacccggcagtgggagggacagactccatgtcccattgcTCGCTTTGTGCCCctcacccggcagtgggagggccagactccatgtcccatagctcccttttctctgtgcccctctcacccggcagtgggagggccagactccatgtcccatagctcccttttctctgtgcccctctcacccggcagtgggagggccagactccatgtcccattgcTCCCttttctctgtgcccctctcaccctgcagtgggagggccagactccatgtcccattgcTCGCTTTGTGCCCCTctcacccggcagtgggagggccagactccatgtcccatagctcccttttctctgtgcccctctcaccctgcagtgggagggccaGACTCcacgtcccatagctcccttttctctgtgcccctctcacccggcagtgggagggccagactccatgtcccatagctcccttttctctgtgcccctctcaccctgcagtgggagggccagactccatgtcccatagctcccttttctctgtgcccctctcacccggcagtgggagggccagactccatgtcccattgcTCCCttttctctgtgtccctctcacccggcagtgggagggcagACTCCATGTCCTATAGCTCCCttttctctgtgcccctctcacccggcagtgggagggccagactccatgtcccatagctcccttttctctgtgcccctgtcaccctgcagtgggagggccagactccatgtcccatacctCCCttttctctgtgtccctctcacccggcagtgggagggccagactccatgtcccattgcTCGCTTTGTGcccctgtcaccctgcagtgggagggccaGACTCcacgtcccatagctcccttttctctgtgcccctctcaccctgcagtgggagggccaGACTCcacgtcccatagctcccttttcTCTGTACCCctctcaccctgcagtgggagggccaGACTCcacgtcccatagctcccttttctctgtgcccctctcaccctgcagtgggagggccaGACTCcacgtcccatagctcccttttctctgtgcccctctcaccctgcagtgggagggccagactccatgtcccattgcTCGCTTTGTGCCCCTgtcacccggcagtgggagggccAGACTCcacgtcccatagctcccttttctctgtgcccctctcaccCCGCAGTGGGAGGGCCAGACTCcacgtcccatagctcccttttctctgtgcccctctcacccggcagtgggagggccAGACTCcacgtcccatagctcccttttctctgtgcccctctcacccggcagtgggagggccAGACTCcacgtcccatagctcccttttctctgtgcccctctcaccctgcatcaCTAGCGTGCAACCTGCAGCCTCCCACGTCCCATTGAGCCTCCTCACTCGGCTCTTCTATCTCTCGCCCTCCTCCGTTTCCTTGGCCTTTCCTGAAAGGTTTAGGAATGTCGGGGAGGGGTCAGCGCGGACCGTCATCTCCGTTTTGGGGACATTCTCCTTCGTCTGGGTCACATCTCATGTCCCCTCTCCCAGAACGTCTGCAGTTCAgctcccctctcgctctctctcgctctctctcgctctctctttctccctctctccctctcccttaaaATCACtggaaaaatctttttttttttttttccgccttCCACATGATATAAATTTTCCCCTCGTTAAAGAGAGTATTCTGGATTTGTGTCAGCGACCTGCCCTGTATCGGGAGCTGCTCCCTGTTCGTCTGGGATCTGGtttcttttagtttttttttttttttttaaacatttattgGGTTAAAAGAAAtaaccgccgcccccccccccctccccttcctcgctGGTTTAATTTGTCACAACGTTCCCGCCGGCGGCGGTGGCGGCGCGGTAATAAGATTCTGTACGAGGTAAGTGTTCCCCGTTCTGTCTGGTTACGAGATGTCTGGGTGGCTGTTTTTCTGGTTGGTGGGAATGTGCTGCCTTTATGCTCTGCCggtcagtgaaagggttaatatgtattCACCTCCGCTAATCTCTAATATTCTTATTAgctgcatagtgtgtgtgtgtgtgtgtgtgtgtgtgtgtgtgtgtgtgtggttacttACTTTGAATGGGATGCTCACAGCTATCTCGTGCTTCTCCAGTCTGTATCTGTAAAATACAGTTAGTGGTTGTTATGGTTCTGTCTCTCTTTTGAAATGCACATCTGTCAtttattttctctctcactcgtacacacacctgtgtctgtctctctgtctctctctctgtctgtgtgtgtctctctctctccgtccctctctccgtccctctctccgtccctctctccgtccctctctccgtccctctctccgtccctctctccgtctctctctctctgtttctgtccctctctcgctctctccccatcGCTCACAcgctttccccttctctctcggAGACCGTTTGTCTTTCTTTCTGTTTATCTCTCCCGGCTGCTATATCAATATTAGTTTGTGGTCCTTCCTATCTCCTGACCTGGGCATCCTGTCCCTTATCACCTCGGAGTATAAATGTTTCCTCTACATGTCAGCACCTTGGCTTCAATCTGTTGTGTCCTCACTAAACCCCTCAtctcttcaggaacaacagctcTCACCTTCTCTACCATTTTGAACCCCTGAAATTGCATTGTTCAtcccatgtaggagcaaagtgacctaatcacagtgacatggttaattggttaaagggtcagtcccgtaTAGGGGCAAAATTACCAAGACTTGAGGTTATTTTGATCCTATATATACTGACCCCTTAAAGCATTAAACATGTTCGTCGTTAGGTCATTTGGCTCCTCTTCCTCATTTTGCCAAAGCTAGctctcccacttcaaaggcagtcgCCTCTGATCCCTATCTGCTCATTGTGGTAGGAGGGAGGTTTCTCAGGAAGAGCTGCCACACCTGCTTCCCACTCCGCACTGAGgtccaccctctcaccctcttctTATTTTGGTAGGAACGTCCCGGCCATCAGACCGCACTCATGGCACCTTGCCAAGCTGTCCGAGGTCCACCCAGACGTTGCCAACATGCAGTACCCCACTGATGCCTTCAGTTTGTCCTGGCACTCGGGCTGTGAGAACAGGTGGGTTTGCGCCTGATTATACATTATCCTATAGAAGTCTTGCGGGTGGGAGGGGATGCGTGTAAACGGGTAGTCCTACAAGTCTATGGGGTCAGCTGATGTGTGTAGGAGGGGGACCttattaaagcagaaatccaagcgtcatatttttttaaatatttacttAATTTTCTTTTACACGGGGttgaagcggggggtctccggagctgaaccgcattaatttgcgctccgtggaccccctgcttcccgagattcttACCTCTGTTGGGGGTGCTGGTATTCGCTCGgcttccagggttcacattatggtgaACGCTCCccgtgccctgcgggccaataggaagccgtgacgtcgtCGGgatcggcttcctattggcctgtgtgacgcgggggctttaaactttaaaccccagctagcGCAGCCAGAGCGGCTACCGCCACCCCCTGcaaaggtaagtatctccggaagcagggggtccccggagcggaaacggatggggttcagctccagagaccccctgcttcaatcctgtgtaaaaataataataattaataaatgtttatttaaatttttaaaGCGCTTGTATTGCCGCTTTAAAATGCATGTAGGATGTGACGCTGATGTGCGTGTCTGATAAGTGACGCTGAcgctcttttctttctttctcgcaGTGAGCTTCCTATGCAGTGGAATCCACTCTCTCGCCACTGCAGCACAGACAAAAGCAGTTCTATTGGTAGCATGGAAAGTCTGGACCAGCCGGCACAGAATTATTACGAAGGGACACTGTCTCCCATCGACCCGGGCATGTATCAGAACAAGCGGGACTCCGCCTACAGCTCCTTCTCGGCCAGCTCCAATGCTTCGGATTATACTGTGTCTGCAAGGACGGAGGAGTCTGTCTCCATAGACTGCATCCTACAAGGACTGGGTCCCTGCAAGCAGAGCGAAGGGAGGTATCTCCAGACTGGCCAAAGAGCCCTAGAAACTCAGGAGGAGAGTTCTACCCAAAGCATAGATGGACATCCACAGAGACCTTCTTCGTTCCCATATGATACGAACCATTCAGGCAGCATAAAGGCTCCGCCTCAGCCGCCCGTCCGGAGGGACAGTCTACGGGCATCCAAAGGCCAACTCGgccacggggagaggaggagggcttCTGCTCCGGGTGACTCCATGCAGGTGTCCGGACGGTGGCCTTCTGAGGCTCTGCAGCAAAGGAACTCCAAAGGTTTACAGTGCCAGTGTGAGctggggctctgcactgtgcataTGAAGGAGAGTTTGTCAGCTGATCAGTATTACATGCTGagctcacagacagacagaggccaCCAAAACACTGACGGCCCCAATACAGAGGACAAGGAGCGGACAAACGAATGCACTAAGATGCAGCCAAGGTGGTCTGGGGATCGTGGAGACCTTGAGGGGTTCAACCATAATATGGAAGGAGAGGTCACCTGCTACACTATTCCACATGTTAAGGAAGCTTTGTCTAAACCTGCATCCTTTCGGCAACACCTGAAATCTCCATGTGTCCGTTCGCCCTGCCGGGAGGGATCCAATGTGCAGGCTGCGGTAGAGAGGgatgagtggactacatctccttCACACGGGAGCCACCAGTGTCAGACAGATCAATGCAATAGTGACTGTGTCAAAGAGCATATGTGCATACGAAAAGAGTGCAATAACCGCAGAGATTCTGAAGTCTCCAAAGCGAATGCCCTCGCATCTAAGGGGGACCAGTTcttagggggagaggaggaaaggtcAAGAGTTCAGCACTGTCCTACCATGGAGAGGTCGGTCAATGAGTCGAATGAGGTAAGGGAAGCATCGGCATCTTTCCTACCCAATGATTGTGCCGGAGATGTGAAGTCCTCCTGctgcacagagacactgctagaAGGGTGCAGGGGGCAGGAAGAGAGTCGGGGGCCAGCGAAGAAGCCCGGGTCATCCCGCCATCGCTCGGCCCAGATGCGGAGGAAGAGCGACCGCTTTGCCACCAACCTGAGGACCGAGATACAGCGGCGGAAGGCTCAGTTGCAGAAGAGCAAAGGCTCATCAGTGCTGCTCTGTGGGGAGGAGCccgtggaggagagagaggagccgaCTGATTGTCAGTCTCTGCCTCGGCCtggtcctcctcctcctccgccaAAGAACAAGTCACGGCTACTGGAAATCAAAAGGGCAAATGCTGAGCAGTTTGGGAAACCCATGGACAGCCTGAATCTGGAGCCAAAGAACCATGAAGTCAACGTGAAGAATAATGGAGAAAAACACAACCACAAGAGGGATCAAGTGGAAAGCATATTGGGTACGATGGAGGGTGTCCCAACAGGGGAGGGAATGTCATTGATCCTAAGCAGCAAACCCCAGAGTGATGTCTGCCGGGCAGAATCCACTGAGTCTCTCCACCCAGAGCCGCTTAACCATAAATCCACACAGAGGGACAACCAGAAGAATGGTGAGTGGACATCTGCAAACTCTAAGAGAGAAACTCCACAGAGAGAAATCAGGTCCCCCAGAACAGAAGGCTGCAGGGAAGTGTGGAGGGGGAATCCAGCTGAGATCTCACATCAGAAGCACAAGAGCTCAGAACAGGGGGACCACGAGGTAGGAAGGACTAAAGAACGGACGACACTGGGTGTAAAGTggaatgacacacacagggtttcTCCTCACCCAGATGTAATGGTTCCTAATGAAGTGTGGAGGATGGGCTCATCTAAGAGTATAAGTAGTACTGAGTCTCAGAGTGAAGATCTCGGTAGAAATGGAGCTGAAGGTACCACCGAGTACAATACTCCTCTGTCCTTGGGGTTGGAGCTCAAGTGGAACGGCCTGCAGTCAAACAGAGAGCCATCCTGTTCAGAGGAGAATTCCAATGAAGAATGGAGAGTGAACTCTTTGGAGAACATGGCCCATGAGCCGAGGATCCAAGAATGTAGGATGGATGAGGTGAGGAGGTCTGGTgagtgtccgtctgtgtgtgAGGCACAGTGGAAGTCTCCCTGCCCCTCTTCGGACTTTGAAAATCGCCTTGCCCAGCAGATGCCTCACGGAGGCCGGTGGACATGGTCTGCAGAGCATAAACTTCAGCCTCATGTTCATGTGGCCAAGGGGAGCCCCCCGCTTGCTAACGGAATGAACATAGAGGTTGCCATTCCACCCATCAGACGGGTCACTGAGGAACATGTTCTAATGCCCTTTGCTGATCGAAGGAGGTTCTTTGAGGACAGCAGCAAGGTTTGTGCTTCCCACATCCCTAGCATGCACCTGAAACAAAGTAAGACCATCTTCTGTCCAAGCCTTCCAGACCCTCCACTCTCCCAGATGGTGGCTTCTGATCTACGAAGACGTTCTGTAGATCATACCTACCATCCATCATCGCCCAACAGGCCGGACAGTGCCATGCCTTATTCTGAGTACTGTGTAAGTCATGCCATGGAACAACCAATGTGTTGCAACCAAGGAGGACATTCTTCCGAGTATCTTCACCCCATGGCATACGGTTGTGGGGTTCATGAGTCTTGTGTCTATTGCTCTACTGAATTATGTCCGGCGGTGCTCAAAAGAAATATGCCAACCAGCCACCTCGGCTGCCATAGCCTGCACCACCACCATCGCCACCAATGGGCGAGGTGTGGTGATTACTTGTGTCCAACCCAACGTAGCATCGTGGAGGAGGGCAGCTCCATACATAGTGACCCTTGGCACGTGAGGAAACCCTTCTTACAGGTGAGAGAATACGTTGTAATACTTTTAGTTCAGTGCTCTGTCGTAATTGGGCAAATGTTGGGTACCAAGCTCTTCATTAAGTGAGGAATAACTAAACAACTATCCCactgtattaaccccttcccaatgcggtgcaggcctctctggcagtgaagatgtTATAAATTAACCGGGTTACAAAATCTCCGTTACTTCATCCTAACTCCAAACTCCCCTGCAGAATCCTCCAAACTCTGAGAAAATGATTGTGGGGTGATTTTTACGGGGTGCATTGGACATTTTCAAAGAAAATCCATATAACTCAGCTGAGATCCCTGCAGCTTGATCATTGCTGCAGGATTCCTTACCTTTTTTTGGTCCAATCCCTTAATCAGTCCACAACAAGAGCAGCCCGTATATGGGgaattcggggggggggggaatatttttaatatattaatagttttattttgtattttttgcttgATAAATCTTGCAGTTTACTAGCTCCTTCTCCAATGAATCAGCATGTCATGTAATAACAATCAGAAGCCAACCACACCTCTGTTTTAATAGGATCGCCCTCAGATCCCTCTTACAATAAACAAACAAGTCCCAGCCCTGGTTAGAGGGCATCTCTTTGgttccattttccccagagttTGGTTTGGGCACCCATCAAAGAACAGTAGGGCCGGCAAGAGGCAAAGCAAGTTGAACCAGTTTGGTGGTTAGAAAAAGAGGGGAGGTTAAATACGCTATTAAAAGCTGGTATGTTCTCCAGACTTGGCCATACTGAGACTGCATCCCCCACTTGTGGGTTCTGTTGGGAGTAGGGGTAACATGCTTTTGGTTGAGTGCTGGCTGGCTTTGTAGGTGACTAGAAGTGTTTACCATTGGGATACAGACAGGGGCACCTGTCCTAAGTGTTTATAATCCAGGAAGGGTTCCGAAAATAGTTGCTGTTGACCCATTGAATGTCTGAATCTCCCCTTGTTTTCCTTCCTTCCTGGTGGAATTTGGTGCGCAGGAAGTACCGGTGAAGGAATGGACCCAACCACTGAAAATCAACAGGAAGTGCAGCCAGTCTACGAGGTGAGAAATGTTGACGTCTTTGTGGGAGAacaagtgggggggaggggggcttggggCAGTGGATTACCTTGGGACTGTCCTGGATATACAGTTCTTGTAATGTTTCCTATCGGTCAGTTGTCTCCATTTTGCTTCAAATTGATGGAAGCCTGGTTTGTAAAGGTGAATAAATGCAATGTGATATAACCAGTCTAATCAAAATGATTCAAGATATATTGAAACCATCAACATTTCAGTGACTTAAAACCCTTTAATCAGGACAACCATGTATTGAAGTTTATTAAGTCACTGAAATGTAGACCATTGCACGGTACTACATCTTTTATGCCTTTTGATTTAACCATGGTTGTGCCACACTGCAATTATTAATTTTGGATTGTTTAGAGGTTGAAGGACC contains:
- the SHROOM4 gene encoding protein Shroom4 isoform X5; translation: MQYPTDAFSLSWHSGCENSELPMQWNPLSRHCSTDKSSSIGSMESLDQPAQNYYEGTLSPIDPGMYQNKRDSAYSSFSASSNASDYTVSARTEESVSIDCILQGLGPCKQSEGRYLQTGQRALETQEESSTQSIDGHPQRPSSFPYDTNHSGSIKAPPQPPVRRDSLRASKGQLGHGERRRASAPGDSMQVSGRWPSEALQQRNSKGLQCQCELGLCTVHMKESLSADQYYMLSSQTDRGHQNTDGPNTEDKERTNECTKMQPRWSGDRGDLEGFNHNMEGEVTCYTIPHVKEALSKPASFRQHLKSPCVRSPCREGSNVQAAVERDEWTTSPSHGSHQCQTDQCNSDCVKEHMCIRKECNNRRDSEVSKANALASKGDQFLGGEEERSRVQHCPTMERSVNESNEVREASASFLPNDCAGDVKSSCCTETLLEGCRGQEESRGPAKKPGSSRHRSAQMRRKSDRFATNLRTEIQRRKAQLQKSKGSSVLLCGEEPVEEREEPTDCQSLPRPGPPPPPPKNKSRLLEIKRANAEQFGKPMDSLNLEPKNHEVNVKNNGEKHNHKRDQVESILGTMEGVPTGEGMSLILSSKPQSDVCRAESTESLHPEPLNHKSTQRDNQKNGEWTSANSKRETPQREIRSPRTEGCREVWRGNPAEISHQKHKSSEQGDHEVGRTKERTTLGVKWNDTHRVSPHPDVMVPNEVWRMGSSKSISSTESQSEDLGRNGAEGTTEYNTPLSLGLELKWNGLQSNREPSCSEENSNEEWRVNSLENMAHEPRIQECRMDEVRRSGECPSVCEAQWKSPCPSSDFENRLAQQMPHGGRWTWSAEHKLQPHVHVAKGSPPLANGMNIEVAIPPIRRVTEEHVLMPFADRRRFFEDSSKVCASHIPSMHLKQSKTIFCPSLPDPPLSQMVASDLRRRSVDHTYHPSSPNRPDSAMPYSEYCVSHAMEQPMCCNQGGHSSEYLHPMAYGCGVHESCVYCSTELCPAVLKRNMPTSHLGCHSLHHHHRHQWARCGDYLCPTQRSIVEEGSSIHSDPWHVRKPFLQEVPVKEWTQPLKINRKCSQSTSELSHYKFGFHHPGPYRPCCDSADHDWPQCYRAVSTHDLSCDRDRPLREAELASFEDGPSFPGLARGRAYSESQLNFEGLAARDRREPPLAKLDERQREPPALLKKQGPPRPPPPNWDKYRERRASHQSSNSDFVRSKVEAAPQERSLSVEAVRQRSRSLPLDKAFLKMSQASPPSSTRFTPGSPGSPVLRPAGLRHYGAPPGALQLPTSPDHDNVRLGTYSEGQRTPTDTRSPARSQKGDTVPPDSIPPLRGQTFAPSATAEVRSEETREDSTGNPEDIPSCPQSPSLPPAPTTSEITGRDLPTPSGDLFEAGDRLDEDDWSESSIHDRFEFQPISPPPVCGAVSPTSCAAYFNTSAAKAGLLNKMKEMPGVQEEGDSAAGAEEENELMFRKIQLIDSISRKLSVLHEAQQGLMEDIGANATLGYEVGELLKSLCKPNEYDKFRIFIGDLDKVVNLLLSLSGRLARVESALSSEDPEPTEEEKLTLLEKKKQLSDQLEDARELRAHVDRRERMVLETVSRYLTEEQLQDYHHYVKMTSALIVEQRELEDKIRLGEEQLRCLRESL